Proteins from a single region of Desulfolutivibrio sulfoxidireducens:
- the msrB gene encoding peptide-methionine (R)-S-oxide reductase MsrB → MRARLSPLAFAVTRKNATEPPFDNAHWNEKRPGIYVDAVSGEPLFSSRDKFDSGTGWPSFTRTVVPGAVAEREDTGLFTVRTEVRSALADSHLGHVFDDGPAPTGKRYCVNSAALRFIPVEDMEKEGYGGLVGLVRPE, encoded by the coding sequence CTGCGCGCCCGCCTGTCGCCCCTGGCCTTCGCCGTCACCCGGAAAAACGCCACGGAACCGCCCTTTGACAATGCCCACTGGAACGAAAAACGGCCCGGCATCTATGTGGACGCGGTCTCCGGGGAGCCGCTTTTCAGCTCACGGGACAAGTTCGACTCCGGGACCGGCTGGCCGAGCTTCACCCGGACCGTGGTTCCCGGGGCCGTGGCCGAACGCGAGGACACGGGCCTTTTCACCGTGCGCACCGAGGTGCGTAGCGCCCTGGCCGACTCGCACCTGGGCCACGTGTTCGACGACGGCCCGGCCCCGACCGGAAAACGCTACTGCGTCAACTCGGCGGCCCTGCGGTTCATCCCGGTCGAGGACATGGAAAAAGAGGGATACGGCGGGCTCGTCGGACTGGTCAGGCCGGAATGA